Proteins from a single region of Coregonus clupeaformis isolate EN_2021a chromosome 19, ASM2061545v1, whole genome shotgun sequence:
- the LOC121532124 gene encoding protein disulfide-isomerase A3-like — MLTLFFFIVLAGAARSSDVIEFSDDDFDSKIGDHGMILVEFFAPWCGHCKRLAPEFEVAATRLKGIVALAKVDCTVHNNVCQKYGVSGYPTLKIFKDGEDAGAYDGPRTADGIVSHLKKQAGPSSVELKTEADFTKYVGDRDASVVGFFADGGSPAQAEFLKSASALQESFRFAHTNSGELLQKHGIEGEGIILFRPPRLNNKFEESSIKFSEDKFTNTMIKKFIQDNIFGMCPHMTDDNKDQMKGKDLLVAYYDVDYEKNPKGSNYWRNRVMKVAKSFLDQGKTLNFAVANKNSFSQDIAEMGLDASSGELPVVGIRTAKGDKYVMAEEFSRDGKALERFLQDYFDGKLKRYLKSEPSPENNDGPVKTVVAENFDAIVNDEEKDVLIEFYAPWCGHCKSLEPKWKELGEKLSSDPNIVIAKMDATANDVPSQYEVRGFPTIFFAPAGQKMNPKKYEGGREVSDLISYLKREATNPLVAQEEKSKIEL; from the exons ATGTTGACATTGTTTTTCTTCATTGTTCTCGCCGGGGCTGCTCGGTCGAGTGATGTGATAGAGTTCTCTGATGACGATTTCGACAGTAAAATTGGAGACCATGGGATGATTCTCGTGGAATTCTTTGCGCCATG GTGTGGCCATTGTAAACGACTAGCTCCAGAGTTTGAGGTGGCAGCCACACGTCTGAAAGGCATTGTCGCATTGGCCAAG GTCGACTGCACGGTCCACAACAATGTGTGCCAGAAATATGGAGTTAGCGGTTACCCAACACTGAAGATCTTCAAAGACGGAGAGGATGCCGGTGCCTACGATGGACCCAGAACTGCAG ATGGGATTGTGAGCCATCTGAAGAAGCAGGCTGGCCCATCTTCCGTGGAGCTCAAGACCGAGGCAGATTTCACGAAGTATGTCGGAGACCGTGACGCAAGTGTTGTGG GTTTCTTTGCTGACGGTGGAAGCCCAGCCCAAGCAGAGTTCCTTAAGTCGGCCAGTGCCCTCCAAGAGTCCTTCCGCTTTGCACACACCAACTCTGGGGAGCTTCTCCAGAAACATGGCATTGAGGGAGA GGGAATCATTCTGTTCCGTCCACCACGCCTCAACAACAAATTTGAAGAGAGCAGTATCAAGTTCAGTGAGGACAAGTTCACCAACACCATGATCAAGAAGTTTATCCAGGACAACAT CTTTGGAATGTGCCCCCACATGACTGATGACAACAAGGACCAAATGAAGGGCAAGGACCTGCTGGTGGCCTACTATGATGTGGACTATGAGAAGAACCCCAAGGGCTCCAACTACTGGAGGAACCG GGTAATGAAGGTGGCCAAGAGCTTCCTGGACCAGGGAAAAACGCTGAACTTTGCCGTGGCTAACAAGAACAGCTTCAGCCAAGACATCGCTGAGATGGGCCTGGACGCCAGCTCAGGAGAGCTGCCCGTGGTCGGCATCCGCACTGCCAAGGGAGACAAATACGTCATGGCAGAGGAGTTCTC ACGCGACGGCAAGGCCCTGGAGCGTTTCCTGCAGGACTACTTTGATGGCAAGCTGAAGCGTTACCTCAAGTCTGAGCCCAGCCCTGAGAACAACGACGGCCCCGTCAAG ACTGTGGTGGCTGAGAACTTTGACGCCATTGTGAACGACGAGGAAAAGGATGTGCTGATTGAGTTCTACGCCCCATGGTGCGGCCACTGCAAGAGCCTGGAGCCCAAGTGGAAAGAACTGGGAGAGAAG CTGTCCAGTGATCCCAACATTGTCATCGCAAAGATGGATGCCACAGCCAATGACGTCCCATCTCAATACGAAGTCAGGGG ATTCCCCACCATCTTCTTCGCACCAGCTGGACAGAAAATGAACCCAAAGAAATATGAG ggAGGTCGTGAGGTCAGTGACTTAATCTCCTATCTGAAGAGGGAGGCCACCAACCCACTGGTGGCTCAGGAAGAGAAGTCCAAGATTGAGCTATAG
- the LOC121531396 gene encoding apoptosis-enhancing nuclease: MEREMSETWTSIGSKTHRNSWGLLNNSRYLSRKAMLLSAVENARARKKHQKKNNISNKRKRTEENNETQDTIQRVKNIKLPENDTCLEVDSTLKPTDSWTHVAKFGLPLPPTVESLPIAASGDNSIANQQTSKGTKLVGATLSERWEVDSGFVSEASPPTSGRSSPCHTMSPTTVVAMDCEMVGTGPGGRTSELARCSLVDYHGNVLYDKYIRPCQAVTDYRTRWSGIQRHHLQNALPFPKARTEILRILDGKVVIGHALYNDFQALDFTHPCHMIRDTSGMRLLRRLAGFPTKRCVSLKILANSLLNRKIQVGRRGHSSVEDALASLDLYKLVEGEWEQDMQERMRDRDTGTLPDPATSNHYMQDQYWPEDLTNDSH, encoded by the exons ATGGAAAGAGAAATGTCTGAAACATGGACTTCAATTGGAAGTAAAACCCATCGCAATTCTTGGGGACTTCTCAACAACTCCAGATATTTATCCCGGAAAGCCATGCTCCTCAGTGCTGTGGAGAACGCCAGAGCACGGAAGAAGCATCAAAAGAAGAATAACATCTCCAATAAGAGAAAAAGGACAGAGGAAAACAATGAAACGCAGGACACTATCCAaagagtaaaaaatataaaattacCTGAGAATGACACGTGTCTAGAAGTTGATAGCACTCTAAAACCCACAGACTCATGGACTCATGTTGCTAAATTTGGACTGCCATTGCCCCCTACAGTAGAGAGTTTGCCAATAGCTGCTTCTGGGGACAACAGCATAGCCAACCAGCAGACTTCAAAAGGCACAAAGCTGGTTGGGGCCACTCTGAGTGAACGATGGGAGGTGGACAGTGGATTTGTGTCTGAGGCCAGCCCTCCAACTAGTGGACGTAGTTCTCCCTGCCACACAATGAGCCCAACCACCGTGGTGGCCATGGACTGCGAGATGGTTGGTACAGGGCCGGGCGGGCGCACTAGTGAATTGGCACGCTGCAGCCTGGTGGATTACCATGGCAACGTCCTGTACGATAAGTACATCCGTCCGTGCCAGGCTGTGACTGACTACAGGACCCGTTGGAGTGGCATCCAGAGGCACCATTTACAGAACGCTCTGCCCTTCCCCAAGGCTAGGACAGAG ATACTACGAATACTGGATGGGAAAGTGGTGATCGGTCACGCTCTGTACAATGACTTCCAGGCCTTGGACTTCACCCACCCATGTCACATGATCAGGGACACAAGTGGTATGCGTCTGCTCAGGCGACTGGCTGGCTTCCCCACAAAGCGCTGTGTCTCACTCAAGATCCTGGCCAACAGCCTCCTAAACAGGAAAATACAG GTTGGAAGGAGGGGCCACAGTTCAGTGGAGGACGCTCTCGCTTCCTTGGACCTGTATAAACTCGTGGAGGGGGAGTGGGAACAGGATATGCAAGAGAGAATGAGGGACCGAGACACAGGCACTCTCCCAGACCCCGCCACCTCAAACCACTACATGCAGGACCAGTACTGGCCAGAGGACTTGACCAATGACAGCCATTGA